From one Triticum aestivum cultivar Chinese Spring chromosome 4B, IWGSC CS RefSeq v2.1, whole genome shotgun sequence genomic stretch:
- the LOC123093300 gene encoding uncharacterized protein isoform X2, translated as MPPTTSLPLAQRGRHSPPALVDDAMREIFLRVPADDPKTLVRAAAVCTTWSRILSDVIFTREYRAFHGAPPMLGFLHNTHHERSWGRGRIKQHEEYLVSSFVSTASFRPPACHERRHWRVLDSRHGLVLFHTPKRDEDFVICDLVTYDRWRIDAAPECAEIIWSHQDEDHDDDDDDDEEEEEVEGVTWNAAVICAKDGCNHLYCHGGPFLVALVGSDEDQGITFASVYSSKTDEWSDMISIEEPNAIEMTGQIGVVGNKVYFQCECTQNVVEYNMGDEELSVIDPIFEDDNKDIQAIGLLGMEDGMLLFAAVLEPKLYLWSMEAGSNGAAAWAQRRVIELAPLLPSRALLDVSVVGFAEGVGLIFLNTEAGLYTIELNSGRSKEVHRATSFKRVMPYTSFYTRARVEVIKGQSVLLLCSSDQLMKLCFLMAHLGGECRPLTKLPVGATATSV; from the exons ATGCCCCCCACGACGAGCCTCCCCCTGGCGCAGCGCGGCCGCCACTCGCCGCCGGCGCTGGTCGACGACGCCATGAGGGAGATCTTCCTGCGCGTCCCGGCGGACGACCCCAAGAccctcgtccgcgccgccgccgtctgcaCGACCTGGAGCCGCATCCTCTCCGACGTCATCTTCACCCGCGAGTACCGCGCCTTCCACGGCGCGCCGCCCATGCTGGGCTTCCTCCACAACACGCACCATGAGAGGTCGTGGGGGAGAGGGAGGATCAAGCAGCACGAGGAGTACCTGGTCTCCAGCTTCGTCTCCACCGCCTCCTTCCGCCCGCCGGCCTGCCACGAGCGCCGCCACTGGCGCGTCCTCGACTCCCGCCACGGCCTCGTCCTCTTCCACACCCCTAAGAGGGACGAGGACTTCGTCATCTGTGACCTCGTCACCTACGACCGGTGGAGGATCGACGCCGCCCCCGAGTGCGCGGAAATCATATGGAGTCATCAGGATGAagaccatgatgatgatgatgatgatgatgaggaggaggaggaggttgagggAGTAACCTGGAATGCTGCAGTGATCTGTGCCAAGGATGGATGCAACCACCTCTACTGCCATGGCGGCCCTTTCCTTGTGGCCCTCGTCGGCTCCGACGAGGATCAGGGGATCACCTTTGCATCCGTATATTCATCAAAGACTGATGAGTGGAGCGACATGATCTCCATTGAGGAGCCGAATGCCATCGAGATGACTGGGCAAATTGGTGTTGTTGGAAATAAGGTCTACTTCCAATGTGAATGTACCCAAAATGTTGTGGAGTACAACATGGGCGATGAAGAACTATCGGTGATTGATCCAATATTTGAAGACGATAATAAGGACATACAGGCCATTGGACTCTTGGGGATGGAGGATGGCATGTTGCTGTTCGCCGCCGTGCTGGAGCCTAAActctacctatggtcaatggagGCTGGCTCCAACGGAGCTGCGGCATGGGCACAGCGCAGAGTCATTGAGCTTGCACCGTTGCTCCCTTCTCGTGCCCTCTTGGATGTGTCAGTGGTTGGTTTTGCAGAAGGTGTTGGTCTCATCTTCCTGAATACAGAGGCTGGGTTGTACACAATTGAGCTCAACTCAGGCCGAAGCAAGGAGGTACATAGAGCCACATCTTTCAAAAGGGTCATGCCCTACACGAGCTTCTACACTAGAG CTAGAGTTGAAGTTATTAAGGGACAAAGTGTGCTCCTCTTGTGCTCATCGGATCAACTTATGAAGCTTTGTTTTCTTATGGCGCATCTTGGGGGCGAATGCCGACCTCTGACTAAGCTTCCTGTTGGTGCTACTGCTACATCAGTATAA
- the LOC123093300 gene encoding uncharacterized protein isoform X1: MPPTTSLPLAQRGRHSPPALVDDAMREIFLRVPADDPKTLVRAAAVCTTWSRILSDVIFTREYRAFHGAPPMLGFLHNTHHERSWGRGRIKQHEEYLVSSFVSTASFRPPACHERRHWRVLDSRHGLVLFHTPKRDEDFVICDLVTYDRWRIDAAPECAEIIWSHQDEDHDDDDDDDEEEEEVEGVTWNAAVICAKDGCNHLYCHGGPFLVALVGSDEDQGITFASVYSSKTDEWSDMISIEEPNAIEMTGQIGVVGNKVYFQCECTQNVVEYNMGDEELSVIDPIFEDDNKDIQAIGLLGMEDGMLLFAAVLEPKLYLWSMEAGSNGAAAWAQRRVIELAPLLPSRALLDVSVVGFAEGVGLIFLNTEAGLYTIELNSGRSKEVHRATSFKRVMPYTSFYTRASCWCYCYISIIKWRQKDGSLCFCCPGRICTTELRCLRLLDVLDCSVRVYALLFCLCLCQNLSPQSLCP, translated from the exons ATGCCCCCCACGACGAGCCTCCCCCTGGCGCAGCGCGGCCGCCACTCGCCGCCGGCGCTGGTCGACGACGCCATGAGGGAGATCTTCCTGCGCGTCCCGGCGGACGACCCCAAGAccctcgtccgcgccgccgccgtctgcaCGACCTGGAGCCGCATCCTCTCCGACGTCATCTTCACCCGCGAGTACCGCGCCTTCCACGGCGCGCCGCCCATGCTGGGCTTCCTCCACAACACGCACCATGAGAGGTCGTGGGGGAGAGGGAGGATCAAGCAGCACGAGGAGTACCTGGTCTCCAGCTTCGTCTCCACCGCCTCCTTCCGCCCGCCGGCCTGCCACGAGCGCCGCCACTGGCGCGTCCTCGACTCCCGCCACGGCCTCGTCCTCTTCCACACCCCTAAGAGGGACGAGGACTTCGTCATCTGTGACCTCGTCACCTACGACCGGTGGAGGATCGACGCCGCCCCCGAGTGCGCGGAAATCATATGGAGTCATCAGGATGAagaccatgatgatgatgatgatgatgatgaggaggaggaggaggttgagggAGTAACCTGGAATGCTGCAGTGATCTGTGCCAAGGATGGATGCAACCACCTCTACTGCCATGGCGGCCCTTTCCTTGTGGCCCTCGTCGGCTCCGACGAGGATCAGGGGATCACCTTTGCATCCGTATATTCATCAAAGACTGATGAGTGGAGCGACATGATCTCCATTGAGGAGCCGAATGCCATCGAGATGACTGGGCAAATTGGTGTTGTTGGAAATAAGGTCTACTTCCAATGTGAATGTACCCAAAATGTTGTGGAGTACAACATGGGCGATGAAGAACTATCGGTGATTGATCCAATATTTGAAGACGATAATAAGGACATACAGGCCATTGGACTCTTGGGGATGGAGGATGGCATGTTGCTGTTCGCCGCCGTGCTGGAGCCTAAActctacctatggtcaatggagGCTGGCTCCAACGGAGCTGCGGCATGGGCACAGCGCAGAGTCATTGAGCTTGCACCGTTGCTCCCTTCTCGTGCCCTCTTGGATGTGTCAGTGGTTGGTTTTGCAGAAGGTGTTGGTCTCATCTTCCTGAATACAGAGGCTGGGTTGTACACAATTGAGCTCAACTCAGGCCGAAGCAAGGAGGTACATAGAGCCACATCTTTCAAAAGGGTCATGCCCTACACGAGCTTCTACACTAGAG CTTCCTGTTGGTGCTACTGCTACATCAGTATAATCAAATGGCGTCAAAAGGATGGATCTCTTTGCTTTTGCTGCCCAGGAAGAATTTGTACCACTGAACTTCGGTGTCTTCGTTTGCTGGATGTGTTGGATTGTTCGGTCAGGGTGTATGCACTTTTGTTCTGTTTGTGCTTGTGCCAAAACTTGAGTCCGCAGTCATTGTGTCCGTAA
- the LOC123093300 gene encoding uncharacterized protein isoform X3 — protein sequence MPPTTSLPLAQRGRHSPPALVDDAMREIFLRVPADDPKTLVRAAAVCTTWSRILSDVIFTREYRAFHGAPPMLGFLHNTHHERSWGRGRIKQHEEYLVSSFVSTASFRPPACHERRHWRVLDSRHGLVLFHTPKRDEDFVICDLVTYDRWRIDAAPECAEIIWSHQDEDHDDDDDDDEEEEEVEGVTWNAAVICAKDGCNHLYCHGGPFLVALVGSDEDQGITFASVYSSKTDEWSDMISIEEPNAIEMTGQIGVVGNKVYFQCECTQNVVEYNMGDEELSVIDPIFEDDNKDIQAIGLLGMEDGMLLFAAVLEPKLYLWSMEAGSNGAAAWAQRRVIELAPLLPSRALLDVSVVGFAEGVGLIFLNTEAGLYTIELNSGRSKEVHRATSFKRVMPYTSFYTRV from the exons ATGCCCCCCACGACGAGCCTCCCCCTGGCGCAGCGCGGCCGCCACTCGCCGCCGGCGCTGGTCGACGACGCCATGAGGGAGATCTTCCTGCGCGTCCCGGCGGACGACCCCAAGAccctcgtccgcgccgccgccgtctgcaCGACCTGGAGCCGCATCCTCTCCGACGTCATCTTCACCCGCGAGTACCGCGCCTTCCACGGCGCGCCGCCCATGCTGGGCTTCCTCCACAACACGCACCATGAGAGGTCGTGGGGGAGAGGGAGGATCAAGCAGCACGAGGAGTACCTGGTCTCCAGCTTCGTCTCCACCGCCTCCTTCCGCCCGCCGGCCTGCCACGAGCGCCGCCACTGGCGCGTCCTCGACTCCCGCCACGGCCTCGTCCTCTTCCACACCCCTAAGAGGGACGAGGACTTCGTCATCTGTGACCTCGTCACCTACGACCGGTGGAGGATCGACGCCGCCCCCGAGTGCGCGGAAATCATATGGAGTCATCAGGATGAagaccatgatgatgatgatgatgatgatgaggaggaggaggaggttgagggAGTAACCTGGAATGCTGCAGTGATCTGTGCCAAGGATGGATGCAACCACCTCTACTGCCATGGCGGCCCTTTCCTTGTGGCCCTCGTCGGCTCCGACGAGGATCAGGGGATCACCTTTGCATCCGTATATTCATCAAAGACTGATGAGTGGAGCGACATGATCTCCATTGAGGAGCCGAATGCCATCGAGATGACTGGGCAAATTGGTGTTGTTGGAAATAAGGTCTACTTCCAATGTGAATGTACCCAAAATGTTGTGGAGTACAACATGGGCGATGAAGAACTATCGGTGATTGATCCAATATTTGAAGACGATAATAAGGACATACAGGCCATTGGACTCTTGGGGATGGAGGATGGCATGTTGCTGTTCGCCGCCGTGCTGGAGCCTAAActctacctatggtcaatggagGCTGGCTCCAACGGAGCTGCGGCATGGGCACAGCGCAGAGTCATTGAGCTTGCACCGTTGCTCCCTTCTCGTGCCCTCTTGGATGTGTCAGTGGTTGGTTTTGCAGAAGGTGTTGGTCTCATCTTCCTGAATACAGAGGCTGGGTTGTACACAATTGAGCTCAACTCAGGCCGAAGCAAGGAGGTACATAGAGCCACATCTTTCAAAAGGGTCATGCCCTACACGAGCTTCTACACTAGAG TATAA